Proteins found in one Paenibacillus borealis genomic segment:
- a CDS encoding ABC transporter substrate-binding protein, translating into MKFRKKLSLSLMLIVMCFAVLAGCGGDSAAVKVKIGEVTRSVFYAPEYVALSQNFFKDEGLDVELQTIPGGDKTMTALLSGAIDVALVGSETSIYVYQQGADDPVINFAQLTQRDGTFLFARTPDSNFSWDKVKGSTFLGQRQGGMPQMAGAFTLLNKGIDTAKDLTLIQNIDFANIAGAFASGTGDYVQLFEPQASIFESEGRGQVVASFGVESGYLPYTVFMSKESYISKNNDTVQKFTNAIQRAQLWVKDHSAEEIADAVMLYFDKTDRNIVVSAISRYKEQDTYALNPVIDDKEWNNLLDVIDNAGELKERVPSGKIVNNTFAEKAESSIK; encoded by the coding sequence ATGAAGTTCAGGAAAAAGCTGTCATTGTCGCTCATGCTGATTGTCATGTGTTTCGCAGTACTCGCCGGGTGTGGCGGTGATTCGGCTGCAGTGAAGGTTAAGATCGGTGAGGTTACCCGTTCTGTGTTCTATGCACCGGAGTATGTGGCATTGTCCCAGAATTTTTTCAAGGATGAAGGGCTGGATGTCGAACTGCAGACCATACCGGGCGGGGATAAAACGATGACGGCGCTGCTCTCCGGAGCTATAGATGTGGCACTGGTCGGTTCGGAAACTTCGATTTATGTGTATCAGCAGGGGGCTGATGACCCTGTGATTAATTTCGCTCAGCTCACGCAGCGGGATGGAACCTTCTTGTTTGCACGTACGCCGGACAGTAATTTCAGCTGGGACAAAGTTAAAGGATCAACCTTCCTGGGCCAAAGACAAGGCGGTATGCCGCAAATGGCCGGCGCATTTACCCTCCTGAACAAAGGAATTGACACTGCTAAGGACTTGACGCTGATTCAGAATATTGACTTTGCCAATATTGCCGGTGCTTTTGCTTCCGGTACAGGGGATTATGTGCAGCTGTTTGAGCCGCAGGCATCGATCTTCGAGAGTGAAGGAAGAGGCCAGGTTGTCGCTTCATTTGGCGTAGAGAGCGGTTATCTGCCATATACCGTGTTCATGTCCAAGGAGAGCTATATCAGCAAAAATAACGACACGGTGCAGAAATTCACCAATGCCATCCAGCGTGCCCAATTGTGGGTCAAGGATCACAGTGCGGAAGAAATTGCCGATGCGGTGATGCTTTACTTTGATAAGACGGACCGGAATATTGTGGTTTCCGCCATCAGCCGCTATAAGGAACAGGACACCTATGCATTGAATCCGGTTATTGATGACAAAGAATGGAACAATCTGCTTGATGTAATCGACAACGCAGGTGAGCTCAAGGAGCGTGTCCCATCCGGAAAGATCGTCAACAACACCTTTGCCGAAAAAGCGGAGAGCAGTATTAAGTAA
- a CDS encoding alpha-amylase family glycosyl hydrolase, whose amino-acid sequence MHHVSSFVPKSYILHAFAVTGLAAMLLAGCSGDESTGGNHAAKVSSAQPSSPVHSTEEESRAGIQNNSTAQSAGNSAAAVDEQPSTVFYEIFVRSFYDSNGDGIGDLQGVTEKLDYLNDGDPQTHDDLGVGGIWLMPFNPSPSYHGYDVTDYRSINPDYGTLEDMQTLIREAHKRGIKVIMDLVVNHTSKAHPWFVDSAKNPGSKYRDWYIWAEDQSRPVTGTSAAGSGSPWHTLRGSHYMGTFWEGMPDLNFDNPEVRSEMKSIGTYWLELGVDGFRLDAAKHIYEDLLSDKSTATTAKNVAWWQEFRAAMNEVNPQAYIVGEIWENSAVSVGAYLNQAFDSGFNFGLAETLIHSAQTEKDSGAAFTLERTYKLYSQISGGAFTDAIFLTNHDQNRVMSQLDDQPDHAAMAAAMLLTLPGNPFIYYGEEIGLLGVKPDEGIREPMKWTADGLSAGQTSWEPGRNNAANPGTDVESQQQLSDSLLERYRELIRLREEVPALRDGGIRDYPSGNGGIMAYERMTAGQQLLVIHNLTGSAQTMQLHPGTDGSIYSGILRTVGGKAGLSSSGLTLPAYTTVILESKSE is encoded by the coding sequence ATGCATCATGTATCTTCATTTGTCCCTAAATCCTATATTCTGCATGCCTTTGCGGTCACGGGTCTGGCGGCAATGCTGCTGGCCGGGTGCAGCGGTGATGAGAGTACAGGCGGAAATCACGCTGCCAAGGTCTCATCCGCACAACCTTCCTCACCCGTTCACAGTACTGAAGAGGAATCAAGAGCAGGGATACAGAACAACAGCACTGCACAATCTGCCGGTAATTCCGCTGCAGCTGTAGACGAGCAGCCTTCCACCGTGTTTTATGAAATCTTCGTCCGCTCCTTCTATGATTCCAACGGGGACGGTATCGGTGATCTGCAGGGGGTCACTGAGAAGCTGGATTATTTGAATGACGGGGACCCGCAGACGCATGATGATTTGGGTGTCGGAGGAATCTGGCTGATGCCTTTTAATCCCTCCCCCAGCTATCACGGTTACGATGTAACAGATTACCGCAGCATTAATCCGGACTATGGAACACTTGAAGACATGCAGACCCTGATCAGGGAGGCACATAAACGGGGCATCAAAGTGATTATGGATCTGGTGGTGAACCACACGTCCAAGGCTCATCCCTGGTTTGTGGATTCCGCCAAGAATCCGGGCAGTAAATACCGCGACTGGTATATCTGGGCCGAAGATCAGAGCCGCCCGGTAACCGGAACCAGCGCTGCCGGCAGCGGCAGCCCGTGGCATACATTGCGGGGAAGCCATTATATGGGGACTTTCTGGGAGGGGATGCCGGATCTCAACTTCGATAATCCTGAGGTCCGCAGTGAAATGAAGAGTATCGGTACCTATTGGCTGGAGCTAGGAGTCGACGGTTTCCGTCTGGACGCTGCAAAGCATATTTACGAGGATCTTCTCTCAGACAAAAGTACGGCGACGACGGCCAAAAATGTGGCCTGGTGGCAGGAATTCCGCGCAGCCATGAATGAGGTGAATCCGCAGGCGTATATCGTAGGTGAGATCTGGGAGAATTCAGCCGTGTCCGTAGGGGCTTATCTGAATCAGGCCTTCGATTCCGGCTTTAACTTCGGACTTGCTGAAACGCTGATTCATTCGGCTCAAACCGAAAAAGACAGCGGAGCCGCGTTCACCCTGGAGCGGACCTACAAGCTGTATTCGCAAATCTCAGGCGGTGCTTTCACGGATGCCATTTTCCTGACCAATCATGATCAGAACAGGGTTATGAGCCAGCTGGATGATCAGCCTGATCATGCCGCGATGGCGGCAGCCATGCTGCTGACCCTGCCGGGTAATCCGTTTATCTATTATGGAGAAGAGATCGGGCTGCTGGGTGTGAAGCCGGATGAAGGCATCCGTGAGCCCATGAAATGGACAGCCGACGGACTAAGTGCTGGTCAGACTTCGTGGGAGCCGGGCAGGAATAATGCTGCGAATCCCGGGACTGATGTAGAGAGCCAGCAACAATTAAGCGATTCACTGCTGGAACGCTACCGCGAGCTTATCCGGCTGCGGGAAGAGGTGCCGGCCCTGCGTGACGGAGGAATACGCGATTACCCTTCCGGAAACGGGGGGATTATGGCTTATGAACGGATGACCGCCGGGCAACAGCTACTCGTTATTCATAACTTAACGGGATCGGCACAGACGATGCAGCTCCATCCCGGTACTGATGGCAGTATATACTCCGGTATCCTCAGGACAGTTGGCGGCAAAGCCGGACTCAGCAGCAGCGGGCTCACGCTGCCTGCCTACACTACAGTTATTCTGGAGAGCAAATCGGAGTAG
- a CDS encoding FMN-dependent NADH-azoreductase, protein MSNVLFIKANNRPAEQSVSVQLYNEFLSSYKESHPQDEVTELDLFAEQLPYYDNTLISGVYKAAQGFEATPEEAAGAALVKKYLDQFLAADKVVFAFPLWNMTVPAVLHTYIDYLNQAGTTFKYTAEGPVGLLTGKKAAVLNARGGVYSEGPAASAEMAVNFIMGNLNFWGFKETTQVIVEGHNQNPQKSAEIIATGLQLAKTAAASF, encoded by the coding sequence ATGTCTAATGTCCTGTTTATCAAAGCAAATAACCGCCCGGCCGAGCAATCTGTAAGTGTTCAGCTCTACAACGAATTCCTGTCCAGCTACAAGGAATCCCATCCTCAGGATGAAGTGACTGAACTGGATTTGTTCGCTGAACAACTTCCATACTATGACAACACGCTGATCTCCGGCGTATATAAAGCAGCACAAGGCTTCGAAGCAACTCCGGAAGAAGCTGCCGGCGCCGCTCTCGTTAAGAAATATCTGGACCAGTTCCTGGCCGCTGACAAAGTGGTATTCGCCTTCCCGCTCTGGAACATGACTGTTCCGGCTGTACTGCACACATACATCGATTACCTGAACCAGGCCGGCACTACCTTCAAGTATACTGCTGAAGGTCCTGTAGGACTGCTGACAGGCAAAAAAGCAGCTGTACTGAACGCCAGAGGCGGCGTGTACTCCGAAGGCCCGGCAGCAAGTGCTGAAATGGCTGTTAACTTCATCATGGGTAACCTGAACTTCTGGGGCTTCAAGGAAACTACACAAGTTATCGTTGAAGGACACAACCAGAACCCGCAGAAATCCGCAGAAATTATCGCTACCGGTCTGCAACTGGCTAAAACTGCTGCTGCATCGTTCTAA
- the rsgA gene encoding ribosome small subunit-dependent GTPase A has product MNIEQYGWNEEWKMKWNEKLQQLEARILEPGRIVGDFGSKYRVTASTGEIWGELSGKLRHSLSGSGEYPAVGDWVALAMQDGGEHAVIHGVLPRRSVISRKVAGVTQEEQIVASNVDTLFLVSALNDDFNVRRMERYLIMAWNSGANPVILLTKADLCTDAADKIAEMQLAAPGVAVHAVSALLGDGRDELLPYIGRGQTVALTGSSGCGKSTMVNWLSGQNLQLTQDIREGDSRGRHTTTHRELFVLPDGGIIVDTPGMRELQLWEDDGGLNLAFGDISTLAADCRFSDCRHVREEGCAVLEAVASGVLDEKRLLNYRKTQKELLFQNSKEVKQKRKTAAASVKGTPPRAKGNSWQRVLEEY; this is encoded by the coding sequence ATGAATATCGAACAGTATGGCTGGAATGAAGAATGGAAAATGAAATGGAATGAGAAGCTGCAGCAGCTCGAGGCCAGAATACTTGAGCCGGGCAGAATAGTCGGTGATTTCGGCAGCAAATACCGGGTAACCGCAAGCACTGGAGAGATCTGGGGAGAACTATCCGGCAAGCTCAGACATAGCCTGTCCGGGTCAGGCGAATATCCGGCAGTTGGTGACTGGGTGGCTTTGGCCATGCAGGACGGCGGGGAGCATGCCGTGATTCATGGTGTCCTGCCCCGCCGCAGCGTAATTTCACGCAAGGTGGCAGGAGTGACGCAGGAGGAGCAAATCGTTGCCTCCAACGTCGATACCCTGTTCCTGGTCAGCGCCTTAAACGATGATTTCAATGTGCGGCGGATGGAGCGGTATCTGATTATGGCCTGGAACAGTGGGGCGAATCCGGTGATTCTGCTGACCAAGGCTGATCTTTGTACGGATGCTGCAGACAAAATCGCCGAGATGCAGCTGGCGGCTCCCGGGGTAGCTGTACACGCGGTTAGCGCCCTCCTGGGGGACGGGCGGGATGAACTGCTGCCTTATATCGGCAGAGGTCAGACGGTTGCCCTAACCGGTTCCTCCGGCTGCGGCAAATCAACGATGGTCAACTGGCTCAGCGGACAGAACCTGCAGCTTACCCAGGATATCCGGGAAGGGGACAGCCGCGGACGGCATACGACTACACACCGCGAGCTGTTTGTCCTGCCGGACGGCGGCATCATTGTGGATACGCCGGGGATGCGTGAGCTGCAGCTGTGGGAGGATGATGGAGGCCTGAATCTGGCCTTCGGTGATATCAGCACGCTTGCGGCAGACTGCCGCTTCAGTGACTGCCGCCATGTACGGGAGGAAGGCTGCGCTGTGCTCGAGGCGGTCGCAAGCGGTGTGCTGGACGAGAAACGGCTGCTTAATTACCGCAAGACGCAGAAGGAACTACTGTTCCAGAACAGCAAGGAAGTGAAGCAGAAGCGTAAAACGGCAGCTGCTTCTGTAAAAGGCACCCCGCCGCGTGCCAAGGGCAACAGCTGGCAGCGGGTATTGGAGGAGTATTAA
- a CDS encoding HAD family hydrolase translates to MKEVQAILFDLDNTLMDRDQTFRSFSMKFVQDFLGHLNKDEAARVIEDMIIRDADGYRDKDGFFTELSEVLPWQTARSAEEIRDYYDETYIHHGAIMKHAVAALEYCQGRGYPLGLVTNGSRDIQYGKIDLLGLRGYFRTIVISGEVGISKPDPKIYQLALERLGSTAEKTLFIGDHPVNDIWGAVRAGMDTIWLKRNHAWDESLNVKPIATIQELDELEGII, encoded by the coding sequence ATGAAGGAAGTACAAGCTATACTGTTTGATCTGGACAATACGCTGATGGACCGTGATCAGACCTTCCGCAGCTTCAGCATGAAATTCGTGCAGGATTTCCTCGGACACCTGAATAAGGATGAAGCCGCCCGGGTGATTGAAGATATGATTATCAGAGATGCTGACGGGTACCGTGACAAGGATGGTTTCTTTACGGAATTAAGCGAAGTTCTCCCTTGGCAGACAGCGCGGTCGGCAGAGGAAATACGGGATTATTACGACGAGACGTATATTCACCATGGGGCAATCATGAAGCATGCAGTAGCGGCACTTGAATATTGCCAAGGCCGCGGATATCCGCTGGGACTTGTAACCAATGGCAGCAGGGATATTCAATATGGCAAAATTGATCTGCTTGGCCTGCGCGGTTATTTCCGGACCATCGTTATTTCGGGTGAAGTCGGAATCAGCAAACCGGACCCTAAGATCTACCAGCTGGCCTTGGAACGTCTTGGTTCAACTGCAGAGAAGACCTTGTTCATAGGTGACCATCCGGTGAATGATATCTGGGGGGCAGTCCGGGCCGGAATGGATACCATCTGGCTGAAGCGTAACCATGCCTGGGATGAATCGCTGAACGTGAAGCCTATCGCCACAATTCAGGAGCTGGATGAGCTTGAAGGCATTATTTAA
- a CDS encoding DUF3939 domain-containing protein → MIFKRAKKNMPSAHLTVTLPQIKQAVRQFEEDMPAPINRTALIMEDKSIDLGRLKRYLGGVPQQKFYMSRETFEIFEEADKLVPYYLDMVQSAVDNYISDTGKLPLLEDTWLPEVHYRLLATERYLKETPPFPLYITEEEMMLTHRAEHFES, encoded by the coding sequence ATGATATTCAAACGCGCCAAAAAAAATATGCCGTCAGCCCATCTCACCGTTACCTTGCCGCAGATCAAGCAGGCTGTTAGGCAATTCGAAGAAGATATGCCTGCGCCGATTAACCGCACTGCTCTGATTATGGAAGATAAAAGTATTGATCTAGGCCGGCTTAAACGATATTTAGGCGGGGTCCCGCAGCAGAAGTTCTATATGTCCCGCGAAACCTTTGAAATTTTTGAGGAAGCTGACAAGCTGGTACCGTATTACCTCGACATGGTGCAGTCGGCTGTAGACAATTATATCAGTGATACGGGCAAGCTCCCGCTGCTTGAAGATACCTGGCTGCCGGAGGTTCATTACCGGCTGCTCGCTACGGAACGTTACCTCAAGGAAACGCCGCCGTTCCCGCTTTACATTACGGAAGAAGAAATGATGCTTACGCATCGCGCCGAGCATTTTGAATCTTAA
- a CDS encoding metalloregulator ArsR/SmtB family transcription factor: MQLDKIVAYHKALSDPTRLRILLLLSKGEIHGHALAEKLNLSQPTVTHHAAKLREAALIMERRDKNTVYFKLNPEFIQAGSEASLKFIFAKGVEEMEEQSPESSLKESVLRNFFAKDGRLRQIPAQYKKKLIALQYMVEKLEPGVVYTEKEINEFIKPFHEDYATIRREFIMHQFMYRENEKYELNPPELWTHWENVK; the protein is encoded by the coding sequence ATGCAGTTAGATAAAATTGTTGCTTACCATAAAGCGTTGTCCGATCCGACCCGGCTGCGGATTCTGCTGCTTTTGTCCAAAGGCGAGATTCACGGACATGCGCTTGCCGAGAAGCTGAACCTGTCACAGCCCACCGTGACCCATCATGCCGCCAAACTGCGTGAAGCCGCGCTGATCATGGAGCGCAGGGACAAGAACACCGTATATTTCAAGCTCAATCCTGAATTTATCCAGGCGGGCTCAGAGGCCTCGCTGAAATTTATTTTTGCCAAGGGGGTGGAGGAGATGGAAGAACAGTCGCCGGAGAGCAGCCTGAAGGAATCGGTGTTGCGTAATTTCTTTGCCAAAGACGGGCGCCTGCGGCAGATTCCCGCACAGTACAAGAAGAAGCTGATCGCTCTGCAGTATATGGTGGAGAAGCTGGAGCCGGGGGTAGTTTATACGGAGAAAGAGATTAACGAATTCATCAAACCGTTTCACGAGGATTATGCAACGATCCGCCGGGAGTTCATTATGCACCAGTTCATGTACCGGGAGAACGAGAAGTATGAGCTGAACCCTCCGGAGTTGTGGACTCACTGGGAAAATGTCAAATAA
- a CDS encoding YpdA family putative bacillithiol disulfide reductase, with the protein MKDVIIIGAGPCGLSAAIECQRQGLSSLIIEKNFIVHSIYLYPTNMQFFSTTPLLEIGGVPFTSPNDKPYRHEALVYYRRAAAQHSLDIAAYEEALSVLTQEDGSFIVHTRNKRGEEQNHRAGNVVISTGYFDQPNMIGIPGEELSKVTHYFGEAHPYSGMKVAVIGGSNSAVDAALELLRVGAKVDMVYRGSSISENIKPWVRPIFESMVQKGHITLHLESRVTEITPASVVVTAGSGENTSLDNDFVLAMTGFRPSRTLLSSAGVRMDDSLDKPAFNPSTMESNIPGIYVAGVIASGRNANEVFIESGRGHGKLIADHIISKRLS; encoded by the coding sequence ATGAAAGACGTTATTATTATCGGTGCGGGTCCCTGCGGACTCTCTGCAGCCATAGAATGCCAGCGCCAGGGATTGTCCAGCCTGATCATTGAAAAGAACTTCATTGTCCATTCCATTTATTTATATCCGACGAATATGCAGTTCTTCAGCACAACCCCGCTGCTTGAAATCGGAGGTGTGCCCTTCACCTCACCGAACGACAAGCCATACCGTCATGAGGCTCTGGTCTATTACCGCCGCGCAGCCGCTCAGCATAGCCTCGACATCGCCGCCTATGAAGAAGCGCTGTCTGTTCTGACGCAGGAGGATGGCAGCTTCATCGTACATACACGCAACAAGCGCGGAGAAGAACAGAACCACAGAGCCGGTAATGTGGTCATCTCAACCGGCTATTTCGACCAGCCGAATATGATCGGGATTCCCGGGGAAGAGCTATCCAAAGTAACCCACTATTTCGGTGAAGCCCATCCGTATTCAGGCATGAAGGTTGCCGTCATCGGGGGCAGCAATTCAGCGGTTGATGCCGCCCTCGAACTGCTCCGGGTCGGCGCCAAGGTGGATATGGTCTACCGCGGAAGCAGTATTTCGGAGAATATCAAGCCTTGGGTACGCCCGATCTTTGAGAGCATGGTCCAGAAAGGGCACATCACGCTTCATCTGGAGTCCCGGGTAACGGAAATCACACCGGCTTCTGTCGTGGTTACGGCAGGCAGCGGGGAGAACACCAGCCTTGATAATGACTTCGTCCTCGCCATGACTGGCTTCCGCCCGAGCAGAACCCTGCTGTCCTCGGCCGGTGTGCGGATGGATGATTCCCTTGATAAACCTGCCTTCAACCCTTCAACGATGGAGAGCAATATTCCCGGCATCTATGTAGCAGGGGTTATCGCTTCCGGACGGAATGCCAATGAGGTATTCATCGAGAGCGGCCGGGGGCACGGCAAGCTGATTGCCGATCATATTATAAGCAAAAGGCTTTCTTAG
- a CDS encoding DUF441 domain-containing protein has product MDMTSLLLLGLAALGIISSNSPVTIAMVVLLLIRVLGLQQAFPWLEKYGLTIGIIILTIGVMTPLASGKISLQTIGQSFLHWKSLAAIGIGILVAYLGGRGAVLMGSQPTIVAGLLIGTVIGVAFFKGVPVGPLIAAGILSLLIGRI; this is encoded by the coding sequence ATGGATATGACCTCGTTACTGCTGCTGGGTCTGGCAGCACTGGGGATTATCAGCAGCAATTCCCCGGTCACCATTGCCATGGTCGTTCTGCTGCTGATCCGGGTGCTGGGCCTGCAGCAGGCTTTTCCCTGGCTGGAGAAATACGGGCTTACCATTGGCATCATCATCCTTACCATCGGAGTGATGACACCGCTGGCCAGCGGTAAAATCTCGCTGCAGACGATCGGACAATCGTTCCTGCACTGGAAGTCGCTGGCTGCCATCGGAATCGGGATTCTCGTCGCTTATCTTGGCGGACGCGGTGCGGTGCTCATGGGCAGCCAGCCGACCATTGTGGCCGGATTACTGATCGGAACCGTCATTGGTGTAGCTTTTTTCAAAGGCGTTCCGGTTGGCCCGCTGATTGCGGCCGGTATCCTGTCGCTGCTGATTGGCCGCATCTAA
- a CDS encoding ABC transporter ATP-binding protein, with protein MKQWKSYYTFVRPYMKWIVLTLIIGMIKFSIPLTLPMILKYVVDDLLGNPALSITERVLKLMIVLSGAFVLFVIIRGPVEYYRQYFAQLITSKILFDMRNKLYGHMQRLSLRYYQNTKVGEAISRFINDVEQSKNLVEVGMMNVWLDMFTLLFALGFMFYLNPVLALVSIAILPLYGIAVNTLYKRLKVLTKDRSQALAVIQGYLHERIQGIAVIRSFTMERVDQQQFKDINGRFLEKAMAQTRWNAFTFAIINTLTDIAPLLVIGYGGYQVIQGNLTLGTFVAFFGYLDRMYAPLRRLINSSTVLTQASASLERVMELMNEPYDIVDAPGAKPLLSPAGEIEFSGVWFKYNDENEWVLQDINLRIAPGQTVAFVGMSGGGKSSLISLIPRFYDISEGSLQMDGQDIRGLTQESLRTAVGMVLQDNFLFSGSVRDNILFGNPQAGEQEVIAAAMSANAHDFIMQLPEGYDTEVGERGVKLSGGQKQRVAIARVFLKDPKVLILDEATSALDLESEHLIQQALQALSSERTTLIVAHRLSTITHADQIVVLENGAITERGTHEQLMTLEGSYARLFNVQRLDA; from the coding sequence GTGAAACAATGGAAATCTTATTATACCTTCGTACGGCCCTATATGAAATGGATCGTGCTCACATTAATTATCGGGATGATCAAATTCAGTATTCCGCTGACGCTGCCGATGATTCTGAAGTACGTAGTGGATGATCTGCTGGGCAATCCTGCGCTTTCCATTACAGAACGGGTGTTGAAGCTAATGATCGTGCTCAGCGGGGCATTTGTGCTGTTCGTAATTATCAGAGGGCCGGTAGAGTATTACCGCCAGTATTTTGCCCAGCTGATTACAAGCAAGATCCTCTTCGATATGCGCAATAAGCTGTACGGGCATATGCAGCGCCTGTCGCTGCGTTATTATCAGAACACCAAAGTGGGTGAGGCGATCTCCAGATTTATTAACGATGTGGAGCAGTCGAAGAATCTGGTTGAGGTCGGGATGATGAATGTCTGGCTGGATATGTTCACCCTGCTCTTCGCACTCGGGTTTATGTTCTATCTGAATCCGGTACTGGCACTGGTCTCGATTGCGATTCTGCCGTTGTACGGAATTGCCGTTAATACCCTCTATAAGCGGCTTAAGGTGCTCACCAAGGACCGGTCCCAGGCGCTGGCGGTCATTCAGGGCTATTTGCATGAACGGATTCAGGGGATTGCGGTGATCCGCAGCTTCACCATGGAACGGGTGGATCAGCAGCAGTTCAAGGACATTAACGGCCGGTTTCTGGAAAAAGCGATGGCGCAAACGCGCTGGAACGCTTTTACCTTCGCTATTATCAATACTTTGACGGACATCGCGCCGCTCCTCGTCATTGGATATGGGGGATATCAGGTGATCCAGGGGAATCTGACCCTGGGGACCTTCGTAGCCTTCTTCGGATACCTGGACCGGATGTATGCGCCGCTTCGCCGCCTGATTAACTCCTCAACGGTGCTTACCCAGGCTTCAGCCTCACTGGAGCGGGTGATGGAGCTGATGAACGAGCCCTATGATATCGTAGATGCTCCGGGGGCGAAGCCGCTGCTGTCACCGGCAGGGGAGATCGAATTCAGCGGGGTATGGTTCAAATATAACGATGAGAACGAATGGGTGCTGCAAGATATTAACCTGCGGATTGCTCCAGGCCAGACGGTGGCTTTTGTCGGGATGAGCGGGGGCGGCAAATCCTCGCTCATCAGCCTGATTCCGCGTTTCTATGATATCAGTGAGGGCAGCCTGCAGATGGACGGGCAGGATATCAGAGGGCTGACCCAGGAGAGTCTGCGCACGGCGGTGGGCATGGTGCTGCAGGATAATTTCCTGTTCAGCGGCTCCGTGCGGGATAATATTCTGTTCGGTAATCCGCAGGCAGGGGAGCAGGAGGTTATCGCAGCGGCTATGTCGGCCAACGCCCATGACTTCATCATGCAGCTGCCGGAAGGCTATGATACAGAAGTGGGCGAGCGCGGAGTGAAGCTGTCCGGAGGCCAGAAGCAGAGAGTGGCGATAGCGCGCGTATTCCTGAAGGATCCCAAAGTGCTGATTCTGGACGAAGCCACCTCAGCGCTCGATCTTGAATCCGAGCATCTGATCCAGCAGGCGCTCCAGGCCCTCTCCTCAGAGCGGACCACATTGATCGTGGCCCATAGACTGTCTACCATTACGCACGCAGACCAGATTGTTGTGCTGGAGAACGGGGCTATAACCGAACGCGGAACCCATGAACAGCTGATGACGCTGGAGGGCAGCTACGCCCGCCTGTTCAATGTGCAGCGGCTGGATGCATGA
- a CDS encoding HesB/YadR/YfhF family protein, which produces MNMLISPEAAAWFKRELSLQNGAYVRLFPRYSSGGGLHPGFSLGIATEPPGRPAVLAEQGSVIFYMEEQDLWYMEGYSLSIVYSEAEDDIEYKYEAVPAAGSMKE; this is translated from the coding sequence ATGAACATGTTAATTAGCCCGGAAGCTGCCGCCTGGTTCAAGAGAGAGCTGAGCCTCCAGAATGGAGCGTATGTCCGTTTGTTTCCCCGGTATAGCTCAGGGGGCGGACTGCATCCAGGATTCTCGCTGGGAATCGCTACAGAACCGCCGGGACGGCCGGCTGTGCTAGCTGAGCAGGGGAGCGTTATTTTCTATATGGAAGAGCAGGATCTGTGGTATATGGAGGGGTATAGCCTGTCGATTGTCTATTCGGAGGCTGAGGATGATATCGAGTATAAGTATGAGGCTGTGCCAGCCGCCGGAAGCATGAAGGAATAG